From Impatiens glandulifera chromosome 7, dImpGla2.1, whole genome shotgun sequence:
tctttctttttaaattgtatattaCATATaacttatgtttttattttcttaaaaatgatCATGTAGAAAAATacacaattataaaaatataaaaatatatactttatatcccttttttcttttttttactttaaactaaaataaaaataacatacaatcattaaattaatatttcatctttctttttaaattgtatacaacatataacttatatttttattttcttaaaaatgataatttaaaagaatacatgtcatattttacttaataatagtAACAACATATTAGAATAATAAGAGTGAAACAAATGTGACATCAAAAAATAAATGGGATGTCAAAAAGTAGCGGTCACAAGTAATGTCACTATGAATACGCTTAGTTTCTCTCCGTCACCATTTTCTCTCctaacactatatatatatactctaccTAATATAAAATTCTTTGTTCATTACATCTCCACAAACATTACTcttatatttctcttttaagGTGTTCTTCAAACCATAATCATGTCAAAGATGACGATCCCAATCCCAAAAGATGACGATGTCATGAAGAACATGATATCTCGGAATGCGGTGGCCATTGTGGGGATGCGTGATTGTTGCATGGTCCATGTTGTGGAGCATCTGATTCATGGTTTTGGAGCGAGACTAACAACGTACAATATTGATGAAGTTGACAAAATGAATGCGCTTGATCAGTTAGGACGAATTATCAATGGTGCCGGAGAAGATTATAAGGTTAGTTATAAGCAACTTCCGTTAGTTTTTATTGGCGGGAAGCTATTTGGAGGAGTGGATCGAGTAATTTCAAGTCATGTTAGGTCCGAGTTGATCCCTTCTTTGAAAAAAGCTGGAGCAATGTGGGTTTGAT
This genomic window contains:
- the LOC124946262 gene encoding glutaredoxin-C9-like; the encoded protein is MTIPIPKDDDVMKNMISRNAVAIVGMRDCCMVHVVEHLIHGFGARLTTYNIDEVDKMNALDQLGRIINGAGEDYKVSYKQLPLVFIGGKLFGGVDRVISSHVRSELIPSLKKAGAMWV